Proteins encoded within one genomic window of Cryomorphaceae bacterium 1068:
- a CDS encoding DUF2911 domain-containing protein, giving the protein MKRIQTISLLFIAFLFVGTSLSAQDKADRPSPPKTAEATLASGKVTIDYSSPAVKDRVIWGELVPYGKIWRTGANEATTIMLEKDMKIGGKLVPAGKYALFTIPGKDEWTIILNSEWDQWGAYNYDESKDVHRFTVKSQMNKDSQERLMFRVSEGGVVTMMWENMVVSFEIG; this is encoded by the coding sequence ATGAAAAGAATTCAAACAATCAGCTTACTATTTATAGCCTTCCTTTTTGTAGGAACTTCATTGAGCGCTCAAGATAAAGCAGACAGGCCTAGTCCGCCAAAAACGGCTGAAGCTACATTGGCTTCGGGGAAAGTGACCATTGACTACTCTTCCCCTGCGGTAAAAGATAGAGTGATATGGGGAGAACTTGTTCCTTATGGAAAAATATGGAGAACGGGAGCCAATGAGGCCACTACGATTATGTTAGAAAAAGACATGAAGATTGGTGGAAAGTTGGTCCCTGCTGGAAAATATGCGCTATTTACCATTCCCGGTAAGGACGAATGGACAATAATCTTAAACAGTGAATGGGATCAATGGGGCGCATACAACTACGATGAATCCAAAGACGTTCATCGTTTTACCGTGAAATCTCAGATGAACAAAGACAGTCAGGAAAGACTGATGTTCCGGGTTTCTGAAGGCGGAGTAGTAACCATGATGTGGGAAAATATGGTTGTTTCTTTCGAAATTGGATAA
- a CDS encoding septum formation inhibitor Maf, with product MNSNFLLFLLFFFLLTSCDAQVNTSPDDPYQTSHPESFANYWYSGEAELNRYELDQMRYGEVRKGEAVMIFVTEDFLPDDQVKKEFGDKPATSILKINFLKKFITGIYDYSTMTSAFTPIEFRKFPSTLKVTFSSQDWCGQVFGQMNFKDRKLNFQTRSYFQAEGDEDLSFDATYIEDDIWNRMRLEPQTLPLGKIEMVPSMEYLRLKHKEVKSYLCEANLFLQVNDDKSGEEFYSYQLTYPELDRKLIVNCESRFPFRILGWKEIWNASSGNPQVTEARLTETMKKPYWALNSEKEKALRDSLGLDYRIDR from the coding sequence ATGAATTCTAATTTCCTTCTTTTTCTTCTTTTTTTCTTTCTACTCACCTCGTGTGATGCCCAAGTGAATACCTCTCCTGATGATCCCTACCAAACTTCTCATCCTGAGTCTTTCGCCAACTACTGGTACTCGGGTGAAGCAGAGTTGAATAGGTATGAGTTAGATCAAATGCGATACGGCGAGGTGAGAAAAGGCGAAGCGGTTATGATTTTCGTAACAGAAGATTTCCTTCCTGATGATCAGGTTAAAAAGGAATTTGGCGATAAGCCGGCAACAAGCATCTTGAAAATTAACTTCCTTAAAAAATTCATTACGGGCATCTATGATTATTCGACTATGACCAGTGCTTTCACTCCGATCGAATTTAGAAAGTTTCCCTCTACGCTAAAGGTCACGTTTTCGTCGCAAGATTGGTGTGGACAGGTATTTGGACAAATGAATTTTAAAGATCGAAAGCTAAATTTTCAAACTCGATCCTACTTCCAGGCAGAAGGAGACGAGGACTTGTCTTTTGATGCGACATATATCGAAGATGACATTTGGAATAGAATGAGATTGGAACCTCAAACATTGCCTTTGGGTAAGATTGAGATGGTGCCATCCATGGAATATTTGCGGCTCAAACACAAAGAGGTAAAATCCTACCTATGCGAGGCAAATCTTTTTCTTCAAGTAAATGACGATAAGTCGGGTGAAGAATTTTATTCCTACCAATTGACATACCCCGAGCTTGACAGGAAGCTCATTGTTAATTGCGAAAGCCGCTTCCCTTTTAGGATTTTGGGTTGGAAAGAAATATGGAATGCTTCTTCCGGTAATCCTCAAGTCACTGAAGCGAGACTCACCGAAACGATGAAAAAACCCTATTGGGCTCTCAATTCTGAAAAAGAAAAAGCCCTAAGAGATTCCTTAGGGCTCGACTACCGAATAGATCGATAA